One Terriglobia bacterium DNA segment encodes these proteins:
- a CDS encoding ZIP family metal transporter produces MRAALIASLLAGLATGLGGSLIALVPTLSRRVYDTLLGFSAGVMLAAGSITLLGPALRQNGVWTVALGLAIGALLVFHLELAVPHLEPHFAPQLTGPAKRLGLLMAAALTLHHLPEGLAVGVSFAGGAPKLGVIVAVAIALQNIPEGLAVAMPLRAAGFSRSRAILWATCSGLGEPIAAVLGVWFVRIIGPMVPFALALAAGAMIFVASDQLIPESRQQPQAKGPSLGLIFGFLLVSVLTKMFA; encoded by the coding sequence GTGCGCGCGGCCCTGATCGCCAGTCTGCTGGCCGGCCTGGCCACCGGCCTGGGCGGTTCGCTGATCGCGCTCGTTCCCACACTTTCGCGCCGTGTCTATGACACGCTGCTCGGATTCAGCGCGGGCGTGATGCTGGCCGCCGGTTCCATCACCCTGCTCGGCCCCGCGCTGCGCCAGAACGGCGTTTGGACGGTCGCTCTTGGCCTGGCCATCGGGGCCCTGCTGGTCTTCCACCTGGAGCTTGCGGTCCCCCACCTGGAACCGCATTTCGCGCCGCAACTGACCGGCCCCGCCAAGCGGCTCGGCCTGCTCATGGCCGCAGCGCTCACGCTGCATCATTTGCCGGAAGGCTTGGCGGTCGGCGTTTCTTTCGCGGGCGGTGCGCCCAAGCTGGGCGTGATCGTGGCGGTTGCCATCGCTCTCCAGAACATCCCCGAAGGGCTGGCTGTCGCCATGCCGCTGCGAGCGGCTGGCTTCTCGCGTTCCCGCGCCATCTTGTGGGCCACCTGCTCCGGCCTGGGAGAACCGATCGCCGCCGTGCTGGGCGTGTGGTTCGTGCGCATTATCGGCCCCATGGTTCCCTTCGCCCTGGCGCTGGCCGCCGGCGCCATGATCTTTGTGGCTTCCGATCAACTCATCCCGGAGAGCCGCCAGCAGCCGCAGGCCAAGGGTCCGTCGCTCGGCCTCATCTTCGGCTTCCTGCTGGTTTCTGTTCTGACCAAGATGTTCGCCTGA
- a CDS encoding MerR family transcriptional regulator, which translates to MEKKQGHLPNGSLKIGAVARQFGISVDLLRLYEREGLVLPLKSSRGTRYYTEHDFPWISTVMRLVREARLNFAGIRHLLALIPCWEIRHCGFESKRNCPVISDASKPCWANRAACPVVSVQDCYFCPVYRAAPNCDNFRALLAQNGNHIEASKTAAAV; encoded by the coding sequence ATGGAAAAGAAGCAAGGGCACCTGCCGAACGGCAGCCTGAAGATCGGGGCGGTCGCTCGGCAATTCGGCATTTCGGTGGATCTGCTTCGCTTGTACGAACGGGAAGGCCTTGTGCTCCCGCTGAAGTCCAGTCGTGGGACGCGCTACTACACCGAGCATGATTTTCCTTGGATCAGCACGGTGATGCGTCTGGTTCGGGAGGCACGCCTGAACTTTGCCGGGATCCGTCATCTATTAGCGCTTATACCTTGCTGGGAGATCCGCCACTGCGGTTTTGAGAGCAAGCGGAACTGTCCGGTGATCTCCGACGCCTCCAAGCCGTGCTGGGCGAATCGTGCGGCGTGCCCCGTCGTCTCGGTGCAGGATTGTTATTTTTGCCCGGTCTATCGCGCTGCGCCGAACTGCGACAACTTCAGGGCTCTGCTGGCCCAGAACGGCAACCACATCGAGGCTTCGAAGACCGCGGCGGCCGTTTAG
- the fabD gene encoding ACP S-malonyltransferase: MMAIAFLFPGQGSQAAGMGKELAAIYPPARHAFDQADEALGFRISQICFEGPEDKLKLTEITQPAILTVSVAAFLVLHSKGFTPDFVAGHSLGEYSAHVAAGTLDFADAVRTVRNRGKYMQEAVPVGQGAMAAVLGMKLEDLQKVCEEAAQGQVCSPANINSPDQIAISGSKAAVERAAELARQRGAKRAIMLPVSAPFHCALMQPAQDRLAHDLRALTFHPMRVPVVKNFDAAPTTDTEQARDALIRQVTGAVQWERSMRALIGKGVDTFVEVGPGKVLCGLMRQIDRSKTCANVEDGASLQRTLENLAATRAGQ, from the coding sequence ATTATGGCGATCGCATTCTTATTCCCCGGACAAGGCTCGCAGGCTGCGGGCATGGGCAAGGAACTGGCGGCGATCTACCCGCCCGCGCGGCATGCCTTCGACCAGGCCGACGAAGCCCTCGGCTTCCGGATCTCCCAGATCTGCTTCGAAGGCCCGGAAGACAAGCTCAAGCTGACCGAGATCACCCAGCCCGCCATCCTGACCGTCTCGGTAGCCGCCTTCCTCGTGCTGCACTCGAAGGGCTTCACCCCCGACTTCGTCGCCGGTCACAGCCTGGGCGAATACTCGGCGCACGTCGCCGCGGGCACGCTGGACTTCGCCGACGCGGTGCGCACGGTTCGCAATCGCGGCAAGTACATGCAGGAAGCGGTGCCCGTGGGCCAAGGCGCCATGGCCGCGGTCCTCGGAATGAAGCTTGAGGATTTGCAAAAAGTCTGTGAGGAAGCGGCGCAGGGGCAGGTCTGCTCCCCCGCGAATATCAACTCGCCCGACCAGATCGCCATTTCCGGCAGCAAGGCTGCGGTCGAGCGAGCCGCCGAACTCGCCAGGCAGCGCGGCGCCAAGCGCGCCATCATGCTGCCCGTGAGCGCGCCCTTTCATTGCGCGCTCATGCAGCCGGCGCAGGACCGTCTGGCCCACGACCTGCGCGCGCTCACCTTCCATCCTATGCGCGTCCCGGTGGTCAAGAACTTCGACGCTGCGCCGACCACCGACACGGAGCAGGCGCGCGACGCGCTCATCCGCCAGGTCACCGGCGCGGTGCAGTGGGAGCGCTCCATGCGCGCTCTGATCGGGAAGGGAGTTGACACGTTCGTTGAGGTTGGTCCGGGGAAAGTGCTTTGCGGCCTCATGCGGCAGATCGACCGCTCGAAGACTTGCGCCAACGTGGAAGACGGTGCATCGCTGCAGAGAACGCTGGAGAACCTCGCCGCGACCAGAGCCGGTCAGTAG
- the plsX gene encoding phosphate acyltransferase PlsX, with product MPTVIALDAMGSDRAPKPEVEGAILAARHHDVEIVLVGPEQAVRAELALHPSAEGLPIRIAHASEIIGMHEKAAQAVRSKRDSTLRVGCRLVREGKAAGFVTTGNTGAAMATAKMVLGALPGVDRPGLAAVFPTSQGTAAIMIDVGANVDSKPHNLAQFAVMGDIYSRTIFGIRQPKVGLLSVGEEESKGNELTRAAYQLLKRLPLNFVGNVEGRDLYNGKLDVIVCDGFVGNVALKVSEGMVETVRYMLKETLTSTISSQLGFLLSRRAFKDFKKRLDYSEYGGAPMLGIKGVCIVGHGSSNSNAIKNALRVASEFANAGINAKIEHELAVINGKVKPAATT from the coding sequence ATGCCGACCGTCATAGCGCTGGACGCGATGGGCTCCGACCGGGCCCCGAAGCCCGAGGTCGAAGGCGCCATCCTGGCGGCGCGCCACCACGACGTTGAAATCGTCCTGGTCGGCCCCGAGCAGGCCGTGCGTGCGGAACTGGCTTTGCATCCCTCGGCCGAGGGCCTGCCCATCCGCATCGCCCATGCCAGCGAGATCATCGGCATGCACGAGAAGGCGGCGCAGGCGGTGCGCTCCAAGCGCGACTCCACCCTGCGCGTCGGCTGCCGTCTGGTCCGCGAGGGCAAGGCTGCGGGCTTTGTCACCACGGGCAACACCGGCGCCGCTATGGCTACGGCCAAGATGGTGCTGGGCGCGCTGCCCGGTGTGGATCGTCCTGGGCTGGCCGCTGTCTTTCCCACCTCGCAGGGTACTGCCGCCATCATGATCGACGTCGGCGCCAACGTCGATTCCAAGCCCCACAACCTCGCGCAGTTCGCGGTGATGGGCGATATCTACTCGCGCACCATCTTCGGCATCCGCCAGCCCAAGGTGGGATTGCTCTCGGTGGGCGAGGAAGAATCGAAAGGCAACGAGCTCACGCGCGCTGCCTACCAACTGCTCAAGCGGCTGCCGCTGAATTTCGTCGGCAACGTCGAGGGACGCGACCTCTACAACGGCAAGCTCGACGTCATCGTCTGCGACGGCTTTGTCGGCAACGTGGCCCTGAAGGTGTCCGAGGGCATGGTCGAGACCGTGCGTTACATGCTGAAGGAGACCCTGACCTCCACCATCAGCTCCCAGCTCGGATTCCTGCTGTCTCGCCGCGCCTTCAAGGATTTCAAGAAGCGCCTCGACTACTCCGAGTATGGCGGCGCCCCGATGCTGGGGATCAAGGGGGTGTGCATCGTCGGACACGGCTCCTCGAATTCCAACGCCATCAAGAACGCGCTGCGCGTCGCCTCGGAGTTCGCCAACGCGGGCATCAATGCCAAGATCGAGCACGAGCTGGCGGTCATCAACGGAAAGGTCAAACCCGCAGCCACCACGTAA
- the rpmF gene encoding 50S ribosomal protein L32, producing the protein MANPKRRHSQARTSKRRAHDFLTAHSLSECPNCHERKMPHRVCPKCGYYKGREIIEVAETK; encoded by the coding sequence ATGGCAAATCCGAAGCGGAGACATTCGCAGGCGCGGACCAGCAAGCGTCGCGCCCATGATTTTCTGACTGCGCACTCGCTTTCCGAGTGCCCCAACTGTCACGAGCGCAAGATGCCGCACCGCGTCTGCCCCAAGTGCGGCTACTACAAGGGGCGCGAGATCATCGAAGTCGCAGAGACGAAGTAG
- a CDS encoding DUF177 domain-containing protein — MFISIHELELHQIDFAEEFRPQAIDFGPDLHQRTGLTTSGHAVLIEEHRGGKETVKDIRLVGDYRTRVELPCARCLDPVLRDVASSFDLLYRPLGVDATTHERAVHEADTEIGYYVGEGLQLQDVLREQVLLAVPIKAVCREDCKGICPHCGRNLNLESCQCGASQPDPRWNALKDLKDKLPG, encoded by the coding sequence ATGTTCATCAGTATCCACGAGTTAGAACTCCACCAGATCGATTTTGCGGAGGAGTTCCGGCCTCAGGCGATTGATTTTGGGCCAGACTTGCACCAGCGGACAGGCCTTACGACGTCGGGCCATGCCGTCCTTATCGAAGAGCATCGCGGCGGCAAAGAAACGGTCAAGGACATCCGCCTGGTCGGCGATTACAGGACGCGCGTGGAGCTCCCGTGCGCGCGCTGCCTGGACCCGGTGCTGCGCGACGTGGCCAGCAGTTTCGACCTGCTGTACCGGCCGCTGGGGGTGGATGCCACAACGCACGAACGCGCGGTCCACGAGGCCGACACCGAGATCGGTTACTACGTCGGCGAAGGCTTGCAGTTGCAGGACGTCCTGCGCGAGCAGGTGCTGCTCGCGGTGCCGATCAAGGCGGTCTGCCGCGAGGACTGCAAAGGGATTTGCCCGCATTGCGGGCGCAACTTGAACCTGGAGAGCTGCCAGTGCGGCGCCTCGCAACCGGACCCGCGCTGGAACGCCCTCAAGGACCTCAAGGACAAGCTACCAGGTTAG
- a CDS encoding prepilin-type N-terminal cleavage/methylation domain-containing protein, which translates to MRRQTGFSLIELLIVVAIILVIAAMAIPNLIKSRISANEASAVSSLRSISTAQTTYSISYPSVGYADNLAKLGAPVGGGPPGPNNASLLDWVLGCANQPCGKSGYQFAIVNPMGNPIAAYGLTAVPTTVGQTGVRGFCSNQMTVITYDPNGAANCTKQIE; encoded by the coding sequence ATGCGAAGACAAACCGGGTTTTCATTGATCGAACTGCTGATCGTGGTGGCGATCATCCTGGTCATCGCGGCCATGGCGATTCCCAATCTGATCAAGTCTCGGATCTCCGCCAACGAGGCCTCCGCCGTATCTTCTCTACGCTCCATCTCGACCGCTCAGACCACCTATTCGATCTCTTATCCGTCCGTGGGCTACGCGGACAACCTGGCCAAGCTCGGAGCGCCGGTGGGCGGGGGGCCGCCCGGGCCGAACAATGCCTCCTTACTCGATTGGGTGCTCGGCTGTGCCAACCAGCCCTGTGGCAAGAGTGGCTACCAATTCGCGATCGTGAATCCGATGGGGAACCCGATTGCCGCCTACGGGCTCACCGCAGTCCCGACGACGGTCGGCCAGACCGGTGTGCGCGGCTTCTGCTCCAACCAGATGACCGTCATCACCTACGATCCGAACGGCGCCGCCAACTGCACCAAGCAGATCGAATGA
- a CDS encoding aldo/keto reductase, whose amino-acid sequence MIPGFATAEGTARYRDRFPQLRDAGHFRRPQHVPGAGELWLASVGLGTYLGEPSEAVDRLYTEAIAEALRTGINVLDTAINYRHQRSERNIGAALRQVLDAGVRRDEVVVCTKAGYLSFDGDMPPDPRAYFMKEYVEPGLFKPDEVAGGMHCMAPKYLADQIERSRKNLGLETIDVFYVHNPESQLGAVPREEFRVRLKAAFEVLEKAVAAGKIRYYGTATWNAFRVLLSEQEGIDLADVVSLAREAGGEQHHFRFVQLPFNLGMPEAYALRNQHAGTEAGSPLEIAARLGVAAVGSATLYQGHLTRDLPPFIGERLGMATDSANAIQFARSAPGLACALIGMSGREHVRKNMEVATHPPTPQADWERLFASH is encoded by the coding sequence ATGATCCCGGGGTTTGCGACCGCCGAAGGGACCGCGCGTTACCGCGATCGCTTTCCCCAGTTGCGGGACGCCGGGCATTTTCGCCGTCCCCAGCACGTCCCCGGCGCGGGCGAACTCTGGCTGGCTTCCGTCGGGCTGGGCACCTACCTGGGCGAACCCAGCGAGGCTGTGGACCGCCTCTATACGGAGGCGATCGCGGAGGCGCTGCGTACCGGCATCAACGTGCTCGACACCGCCATCAACTACCGGCACCAGCGCTCGGAAAGGAACATCGGGGCCGCGCTACGCCAGGTGCTGGATGCGGGCGTGCGGCGCGACGAAGTGGTGGTGTGCACGAAAGCAGGCTACCTTTCGTTCGACGGCGACATGCCCCCGGACCCGCGCGCGTATTTCATGAAAGAGTACGTCGAGCCGGGACTCTTCAAGCCGGACGAGGTCGCCGGCGGCATGCATTGCATGGCGCCGAAATACCTTGCCGACCAGATCGAGCGCTCGCGCAAGAACCTGGGGCTGGAGACCATCGACGTCTTCTACGTGCATAACCCGGAGTCCCAGTTGGGCGCGGTCCCACGGGAAGAATTCCGAGTCCGACTGAAAGCAGCATTCGAGGTGCTGGAAAAGGCGGTCGCCGCGGGCAAGATCCGCTACTACGGAACGGCCACCTGGAATGCATTCAGGGTACTGCTAAGCGAGCAGGAAGGCATCGATCTGGCTGACGTCGTGTCGCTGGCGCGCGAGGCCGGCGGAGAGCAACACCACTTCCGCTTCGTGCAGCTTCCCTTCAACTTGGGAATGCCAGAAGCGTACGCGCTGCGCAACCAGCATGCCGGAACCGAGGCGGGCTCGCCGCTGGAGATCGCGGCCCGGCTTGGGGTCGCGGCCGTGGGAAGCGCGACGCTGTACCAGGGCCATCTTACCCGGGATCTTCCGCCCTTCATCGGCGAGAGACTGGGAATGGCGACCGACAGCGCCAATGCCATCCAGTTCGCCCGCTCGGCGCCCGGGCTGGCGTGCGCGCTCATCGGGATGAGCGGCCGCGAGCACGTTCGGAAAAACATGGAAGTAGCCACCCACCCGCCCACGCCGCAAGCGGATTGGGAAAGACTTTTCGCTTCACACTGA
- a CDS encoding D-alanine--D-alanine ligase yields the protein MTKKLRVGILFGGRSGEHEVSLLSAASVVEAIDKNKYEVVPIGITKKGRWLTAHHAERLLRGEKHEERHLRAGDPDATPGAALLAKGEDVLVPPVPETALAPFEGGGHGAHAAHPIEVDIIFPVLHGTFGEDGTIQGLLELADIAYVGAGVLGSAAGMDKDVMKRLFAAAGLSIVKHVTALRADWEHDPKGVRKLIDRKLKYPVFVKPANLGSSVGITKAHDKKELGPAMDEAARYDRKLVVEEGVGGARHKARELECSVLGNDRPEASVVGEVVPGKEFYDYEAKYLSEGSQLHIPAKLSKKQMKQVQEMATTAFQAVDCSGLARVDFLMDPRTHRIYVNEINTMPGFTSISMYPKLWAASGLSYPKLIDRLIQLGLERQADKKKNKYSRE from the coding sequence ATGACGAAAAAGCTCCGTGTCGGAATCCTCTTCGGCGGCCGCAGCGGCGAACACGAGGTCTCGCTGCTCTCGGCTGCGTCCGTGGTCGAAGCCATTGACAAGAACAAGTACGAAGTCGTGCCTATCGGCATCACCAAGAAGGGCCGCTGGCTGACCGCGCACCACGCCGAGCGCCTGCTGCGCGGCGAGAAGCACGAGGAGCGGCACCTGCGCGCCGGGGATCCCGACGCCACGCCGGGCGCCGCACTGCTGGCCAAAGGCGAGGACGTTCTCGTCCCGCCGGTACCGGAGACTGCGCTCGCTCCCTTCGAGGGCGGAGGCCATGGCGCACATGCCGCACACCCCATCGAAGTGGACATCATCTTCCCCGTCCTGCACGGCACCTTTGGCGAGGACGGCACCATCCAGGGCCTGCTCGAGCTGGCCGACATCGCCTACGTCGGCGCGGGCGTGCTCGGCTCCGCCGCCGGCATGGATAAGGATGTGATGAAGCGCCTGTTCGCCGCTGCCGGTCTTTCCATCGTCAAGCACGTCACGGCGCTGCGTGCTGACTGGGAACACGACCCCAAGGGCGTGCGCAAGCTCATCGACAGGAAGCTCAAGTACCCGGTGTTCGTGAAGCCGGCCAATCTCGGCTCCTCGGTGGGCATCACCAAGGCGCATGACAAGAAGGAACTCGGCCCCGCCATGGACGAGGCCGCCAGGTACGACCGCAAGCTGGTCGTCGAGGAAGGTGTCGGCGGCGCCAGGCACAAGGCCCGCGAGCTGGAGTGCTCGGTGCTGGGCAATGACCGGCCCGAGGCCTCCGTCGTCGGCGAGGTCGTTCCCGGCAAGGAGTTCTACGATTACGAGGCGAAATATCTGAGTGAAGGTTCCCAGCTCCACATCCCTGCCAAGCTCAGCAAGAAACAGATGAAGCAAGTTCAGGAGATGGCGACCACCGCCTTCCAGGCTGTGGACTGCTCGGGCCTGGCGCGGGTGGACTTCCTCATGGATCCTAGAACTCACAGGATCTACGTGAACGAGATCAACACCATGCCCGGCTTCACGTCCATAAGCATGTATCCCAAGCTGTGGGCGGCAAGCGGCCTTTCGTATCCCAAGCTCATCGACCGGCTCATCCAGCTCGGTCTCGAACGCCAGGCCGACAAGAAGAAGAACAAGTACAGCCGGGAATAG
- the rocF gene encoding arginase, translated as MATAGNPVFTNITPKKIRVIGVPLDLGQSRRGVDMGPSAVRVAGLEARLEAIGHKVEDAGNVAVAIAEQKKEGDPRAKYLKEITATCTKHAELVVKTLEAGKIPVVLGGDHSVAAGTVAGVAEYYRRQNLKCGLIWIDAHSDINTPESSPSGNVHGMPLAAIMGLGPMELGNIFDFSPKVSPENCVLVGIRDIDDREKENVRRAGIEVFTMRDIDERGMRTVMEEALRLAGRNTAGYHVSLDMDWIDPEDAPGVGTPVRGGATYREAHLAMEIIADHGRLLSFEIVEVNPVIDEHNRTADLAVELACSVFGKKIL; from the coding sequence ATGGCAACTGCAGGCAATCCGGTATTTACGAACATCACTCCGAAGAAGATCCGTGTGATCGGCGTGCCCCTCGACCTCGGTCAATCGCGGCGCGGCGTGGACATGGGCCCGTCGGCGGTGCGCGTGGCGGGCCTCGAGGCGCGGCTGGAGGCGATCGGGCACAAGGTCGAGGACGCCGGCAACGTCGCCGTCGCCATCGCCGAGCAGAAGAAGGAAGGCGATCCGCGCGCCAAGTACCTCAAGGAGATCACGGCCACCTGCACCAAGCACGCCGAACTGGTGGTGAAGACGCTCGAAGCCGGCAAGATCCCGGTTGTGCTGGGAGGCGATCATTCGGTCGCCGCCGGCACCGTCGCCGGTGTGGCCGAGTATTACCGGCGCCAGAACCTGAAATGCGGCCTGATCTGGATCGATGCGCATTCCGACATCAACACGCCCGAGAGCTCTCCCAGCGGCAACGTGCACGGCATGCCGCTGGCCGCGATCATGGGCCTGGGACCGATGGAACTGGGGAACATCTTCGATTTCTCCCCCAAGGTTTCGCCGGAGAACTGCGTACTGGTGGGCATCCGCGACATCGACGATCGGGAGAAGGAAAACGTCCGCCGCGCCGGGATCGAGGTGTTCACCATGCGCGACATCGACGAGCGTGGCATGCGCACGGTGATGGAAGAGGCGCTGCGCCTGGCCGGGCGCAACACCGCCGGCTACCACGTCTCGCTCGACATGGACTGGATCGACCCGGAAGACGCGCCTGGAGTCGGCACTCCCGTCCGCGGCGGCGCCACCTACCGCGAGGCGCACCTGGCCATGGAGATCATCGCCGACCATGGCCGCCTGCTCAGCTTCGAAATCGTGGAAGTAAATCCCGTCATCGATGAGCACAACCGCACCGCCGATCTGGCGGTCGAGCTGGCGTGTTCAGTGTTTGGGAAGAAGATACTGTAA
- a CDS encoding GxxExxY protein, which produces MQDAEQLDRITRKIIGAAINVHRALGPGLLESTYEACLAYELVQLGSKVERQRELPVHYRGVVIDCGYRLDLLVEDEIVVEVKAVEQLLPVHQAQVMSYLRMSERRVGLLLNFNVRVLKQGLKKIVNEFPRSAVSAITAVKS; this is translated from the coding sequence ATGCAAGATGCAGAACAGCTGGATCGGATCACACGCAAGATCATTGGTGCTGCCATCAATGTCCATCGGGCGCTTGGTCCGGGGTTGCTGGAGTCGACCTATGAAGCCTGTCTTGCGTACGAACTAGTTCAGCTTGGCTCTAAGGTGGAGAGGCAAAGAGAATTGCCAGTCCACTATCGCGGGGTCGTGATTGATTGCGGCTACCGTCTCGACTTGCTCGTCGAGGATGAGATCGTGGTCGAGGTAAAGGCGGTTGAGCAGTTGTTGCCCGTGCACCAGGCTCAAGTGATGTCCTATTTGCGAATGTCGGAAAGGCGTGTCGGGCTGCTACTGAATTTCAATGTGCGGGTGTTGAAGCAGGGATTGAAGAAGATCGTCAATGAATTTCCTCGCTCGGCGGTCTCGGCGATCACGGCGGTGAAATCTTAG
- the asnS gene encoding asparagine--tRNA ligase produces MEGTHEVPAPLTAIAGVGRHDGEIVTIHGWLYNLRRSGKLLFPIFRDGTGVIQGVVFKEMVTPEVFETVRTLTQESSVVTRGKVRRETRAPGGFEIEVTDLKVVQRVPEEDPYPITLKEHGVDFLMEHRHLWVRTPRQAAILRTRAEIIKAARDFFDERGFVLTDPPILTPAACEGTTTLFPVDYFDEQAFLTQSGQLYIEATAMALGKVYSFGPTFRAEKSKTRRHLTEFWMVEPEVAFLELEGLMELAEQFISHIVQRVLERRRADLEVIGRDVSKLEKVAAPFPRITYDEAVKMLQDGHARGELETRFEYGSDLGSPDETYLSQRYDKPLMIHRYPASVKAFYMEPDPVRPDLALCVDVLAPEGYGEVIGGSQRIGSYDLLLKRIREHDLPEAAFKWYLDLRKYGGVPHSGFGMGIERAVAWICGLEHVRETIPFPRMLHRMYP; encoded by the coding sequence ATGGAAGGAACGCATGAAGTCCCGGCGCCGCTGACGGCGATTGCGGGTGTCGGCCGCCATGACGGCGAGATCGTCACCATCCACGGCTGGCTCTACAACCTGCGCCGCAGCGGGAAATTGCTGTTCCCCATCTTCCGCGACGGTACCGGCGTCATCCAGGGCGTCGTGTTCAAGGAGATGGTCACGCCCGAGGTGTTCGAGACCGTCCGCACCCTGACGCAGGAGTCCAGCGTGGTGACGCGGGGCAAGGTGCGCCGGGAGACGCGCGCCCCCGGCGGATTCGAGATCGAGGTCACCGACCTGAAGGTCGTGCAGCGCGTGCCCGAGGAAGATCCGTACCCCATCACCCTCAAGGAGCACGGGGTCGATTTCCTGATGGAGCACCGCCACCTGTGGGTGCGCACGCCGCGCCAGGCGGCGATCCTGCGCACGCGCGCCGAGATCATCAAGGCGGCGCGCGATTTCTTCGACGAGCGGGGGTTCGTGCTCACCGATCCGCCCATCCTCACTCCCGCCGCCTGCGAGGGCACCACGACGCTGTTCCCGGTGGATTACTTCGACGAGCAGGCGTTCCTCACCCAGTCCGGGCAACTCTACATCGAGGCCACCGCGATGGCGCTGGGCAAGGTGTACTCGTTCGGCCCCACCTTCCGTGCGGAAAAATCGAAGACGCGCCGCCATCTCACCGAGTTCTGGATGGTGGAGCCCGAAGTAGCGTTCCTCGAACTCGAAGGCTTGATGGAACTGGCCGAGCAGTTCATTTCGCACATCGTGCAGCGGGTGCTGGAGCGCCGCCGCGCCGACCTCGAGGTGATCGGGCGCGATGTCTCCAAGCTGGAGAAGGTCGCCGCTCCTTTCCCCCGGATCACATACGACGAAGCGGTGAAGATGCTCCAGGACGGCCACGCTCGCGGCGAGCTGGAAACCAGGTTCGAGTACGGTAGCGACTTGGGCTCGCCCGACGAGACCTATCTTTCCCAACGGTACGACAAGCCGCTGATGATCCATCGGTACCCGGCGTCGGTGAAAGCGTTCTACATGGAGCCCGATCCGGTGCGCCCCGACCTGGCATTGTGCGTGGACGTGCTCGCGCCGGAAGGATACGGCGAGGTCATCGGCGGCTCCCAGCGCATCGGCTCCTACGACCTGCTGCTGAAGCGCATCCGGGAGCACGATCTGCCCGAGGCGGCCTTCAAGTGGTATCTCGATCTGCGCAAGTATGGAGGCGTGCCGCACTCCGGCTTCGGCATGGGCATCGAGCGCGCGGTGGCCTGGATCTGCGGCCTGGAGCACGTACGCGAGACCATCCCCTTCCCGCGCATGCTGCATCGGATGTATCCATGA
- a CDS encoding sugar phosphate isomerase/epimerase gives MIRAMSTYVYIKERLHPGLLDGLARAGAQAIEIFGARGHFDYANRKSQVKEIADWFRTSGVPLQSMHSPMYSDYEWGRQGSPPVNIAAADKRERIVAMDEIKRAIEVAEQIPYKFLVQHVGCSGDEFDQGKFEAAMTSIEHLRAFAKPLGVTLLLENIPNELSTPERLLELVNTLHFDDVGFCFDVGHAHLGAGVQETFEQLKNQIRSTHVHDNDRSADTHLWPGDGNIDWAEAVALLRSAPLVPALLMEINGEGKTDIPNGMADAFKRLEQAAQAAQP, from the coding sequence ATGATCCGGGCCATGTCCACGTACGTGTACATCAAGGAGCGGCTCCATCCCGGCCTGCTGGACGGGTTGGCGCGTGCTGGCGCCCAGGCTATCGAGATCTTCGGCGCCCGCGGCCACTTCGACTACGCCAATCGCAAGTCCCAGGTGAAGGAGATCGCCGACTGGTTCCGCACCAGCGGCGTCCCCCTGCAATCCATGCATTCGCCCATGTACAGCGACTACGAGTGGGGACGTCAGGGCTCGCCGCCGGTGAACATCGCGGCCGCGGACAAGCGCGAGCGCATCGTCGCCATGGATGAGATCAAGCGCGCCATCGAGGTGGCCGAGCAGATCCCCTACAAGTTCCTGGTGCAGCACGTGGGCTGTTCCGGCGATGAATTCGACCAGGGGAAGTTCGAGGCGGCCATGACCTCGATCGAGCACCTGCGCGCCTTTGCCAAGCCGCTCGGCGTCACCCTTCTGCTGGAGAACATTCCCAACGAGCTTTCGACCCCGGAGCGGCTGCTCGAGTTGGTCAATACGCTGCACTTCGACGACGTGGGCTTCTGCTTCGACGTAGGGCACGCCCACCTCGGAGCCGGAGTACAGGAGACATTCGAGCAGCTCAAGAACCAGATCCGCTCCACCCACGTGCACGATAACGACAGATCTGCCGACACGCACCTGTGGCCGGGCGACGGCAACATCGACTGGGCCGAGGCGGTTGCCCTGCTGCGCTCCGCGCCCCTGGTGCCGGCTCTCCTGATGGAGATCAACGGCGAGGGGAAGACGGACATCCCCAACGGCATGGCGGACGCCTTCAAGCGGCTGGAGCAGGCGGCGCAGGCGGCACAACCGTAA